A stretch of the Flavobacteriales bacterium genome encodes the following:
- a CDS encoding ferredoxin--NADP reductase has product MGFISLKVTDINRPTADAVSISFKIPLFRKREFCYKAGQYLTIRAVIDGVEVRRNYSFSSAPHEKKWTITVKEMPGGTMSRYLNNEIAVGDTLDVHPPEGRFTLETNPSLARKVVLVAAGSGITPLISHLKTLLKEESNSEVMLLYGNRSVSDIIFKDELDELEASHEQLKVIHFISRENEPKGCRYWELGRITRDNLYDVVKKYLGYPGHPVVPVYMLCGPGEMIEDLQEYLYEILVPRLNVHTEFFTTAKDTDNAGASSIGVDCNATVILNGEEYEVEIPAGTSILDAVTEAGLDAPYSCTSGICATCIARQSEGEFDTSKNISLGPSDFEEGFILTCSTTCLSETARIDYDDA; this is encoded by the coding sequence ATGGGCTTTATTTCACTTAAAGTTACCGATATAAATCGGCCGACTGCGGATGCCGTGTCGATCAGTTTCAAGATCCCATTATTCAGAAAGCGAGAGTTCTGTTACAAGGCGGGTCAATACTTGACCATTAGGGCAGTGATCGACGGAGTAGAAGTGCGCAGGAACTATTCGTTCAGCAGTGCTCCTCACGAGAAAAAATGGACCATAACGGTAAAAGAAATGCCCGGCGGGACAATGTCGCGTTATTTGAATAACGAGATAGCGGTAGGAGACACGCTGGATGTTCATCCGCCCGAAGGGCGATTTACCCTTGAAACGAATCCGAGCCTAGCTCGGAAAGTCGTATTGGTCGCGGCGGGGAGTGGTATAACGCCGTTGATTTCGCACTTGAAGACCTTGTTGAAGGAGGAGTCCAATTCGGAGGTGATGCTGCTTTATGGAAACCGGAGCGTTTCCGACATAATCTTCAAGGACGAGTTGGATGAGCTTGAGGCAAGTCACGAACAATTAAAAGTGATCCATTTTATCTCGCGTGAGAATGAGCCAAAGGGCTGCCGCTATTGGGAGTTGGGTCGTATTACCCGAGACAATTTGTACGATGTGGTGAAAAAATACCTCGGCTACCCGGGGCATCCGGTAGTTCCTGTATACATGCTTTGTGGGCCGGGGGAAATGATTGAAGATCTGCAGGAGTATTTGTACGAGATCTTGGTTCCTAGGTTGAATGTACATACCGAATTCTTTACAACGGCAAAGGACACTGATAATGCCGGAGCGTCGAGTATCGGAGTTGATTGTAATGCGACCGTGATCTTGAATGGGGAGGAGTACGAGGTTGAGATTCCGGCCGGAACCTCGATCCTGGATGCGGTAACCGAGGCGGGGTTAGATGCACCGTATAGCTGCACCAGTGGTATTTGTGCAACGTGCATCGCGCGACAGTCGGAGGGAGAGTTCGACACTTCGAAGAACATTTCACTCGGACCCAGCGATTTTGAAGAAGGGTTTATCCTGACTTGTAGCACAACCTGTTTGAGCGAGACCGCACGCATCGATTACGATGACGCTTAA